From the genome of Magnetospirillum sp. WYHS-4, one region includes:
- a CDS encoding response regulator transcription factor: MTVWFERERLASASIATSYESDLQERHAVILVGGSVEARARMAGELEGHALSVAGVPTAFDLFRSIATQDFAVAIVDQGLAERDGAALVADLRQASRMAIVLLCDAGDPDGRIKGYEAGADLCLVQPACPRELTAAVRSLASRRSSQTVAVSSVWICDLAHWNLAAPNGKTMRLTSKEKALVETLLAQPGETVRRSTILHALAYPENSFGNRALDALVRRLRRKAFEEAGQELPVQTVYGLGYLFSAPARML, translated from the coding sequence ATGACGGTTTGGTTCGAAAGGGAAAGGCTGGCAAGCGCGAGCATCGCCACCTCCTATGAAAGCGATCTCCAGGAACGGCACGCGGTGATCCTGGTCGGCGGCAGCGTCGAGGCGCGGGCCCGGATGGCCGGGGAACTGGAGGGTCACGCACTGTCGGTGGCCGGCGTTCCCACCGCCTTCGATCTTTTCCGCAGTATCGCCACCCAGGACTTCGCGGTAGCGATCGTCGATCAGGGCTTGGCGGAGCGGGATGGAGCGGCGTTGGTCGCGGATTTGCGCCAGGCCTCGCGCATGGCCATCGTGCTTCTGTGCGATGCGGGCGATCCCGACGGCCGCATCAAGGGCTACGAGGCCGGGGCCGACCTTTGCCTTGTCCAGCCCGCCTGCCCCCGGGAACTGACGGCGGCGGTGCGCAGCTTGGCTTCCCGGCGGTCGAGCCAGACGGTCGCGGTCTCCAGCGTCTGGATTTGCGACTTGGCCCACTGGAATCTGGCGGCGCCCAACGGCAAGACGATGCGGCTGACGTCCAAGGAAAAGGCCCTGGTCGAGACGCTGCTGGCCCAGCCCGGCGAGACCGTTCGCCGTTCCACCATTCTGCACGCCCTCGCCTACCCGGAAAACTCCTTCGGCAATCGCGCCCTGGACGCCCTGGTGCGGCGGTTGCGGCGCAAGGCCTTCGAGGAAGCGGGCCAGGAATTGCCGGTACAGACCGTTTACGGCCTCGGCTACCTGTTCTCCGCTCCCGCTCGCATGCTCTGA
- the kdpA gene encoding potassium-transporting ATPase subunit KdpA gives MDANGILQIILYIGLVVALTPVAGGYMARLYEGKLTFLGWLERPIYRLCGIVPDKEQHWTAYALALLAFNLAGALLLYGLLRLQGWLPLNPAGMGPVPPDLAFNTAVSFATNTNWQAYGGESTLSYLTQMAGLTVQNFLSAATGIVVAVVLIRGFSRRNAKTVGNFYVDLTRSLLYLLLPISLAGALVLVWQGVPQNFSAYVEAITLEGAKQAIAQGPVASQMAIKHLGTNGGGFFNANAAHPYENPTALANLIHMVAIFVIGAGLTNTFGRMVGDVRQGWAILAAMGLLFMVGVGVTYWAEAQANPALAGLLADPVNLEGKEVRFGIALSSLFAVITTAASCGAVIAMHDSLMPLAGMVPMIDMMLGEIVVGGVGAGFYGMLVFVVIAVFIAGLMVGRTPEYLGKKIEAKEVKLAVLAILIFPIGVLGLGAVGLLAGADAIPAGGPHGLSEILYAYTSATANNGSAFGGFGANTPLHNILLGIAMLLGRFVVIVPVLAIAGSVASKKTVPPSAGTFPTHGWLFVVLLVGVILVVGGLTFFPVLALGPIVEHLLLGAGTLF, from the coding sequence ATGGACGCCAACGGAATCCTCCAGATCATCCTTTACATCGGGCTCGTGGTCGCCCTGACGCCTGTCGCGGGCGGCTACATGGCGCGGCTCTACGAGGGCAAGCTCACGTTCCTCGGCTGGCTGGAGCGGCCGATCTACCGCCTCTGCGGCATCGTGCCGGACAAGGAGCAGCACTGGACGGCCTACGCGCTGGCCCTGCTGGCCTTCAACCTGGCAGGGGCCTTGCTGTTGTACGGATTGCTGCGCCTGCAGGGCTGGCTGCCGCTCAATCCTGCCGGCATGGGGCCCGTCCCGCCCGACTTGGCCTTCAATACGGCGGTGAGCTTCGCCACCAACACCAACTGGCAGGCCTACGGCGGCGAAAGCACGCTCAGCTACCTGACCCAGATGGCCGGCCTGACCGTGCAGAATTTCCTTTCCGCCGCCACCGGCATCGTGGTGGCCGTCGTTCTGATCCGCGGCTTTTCGCGCCGCAACGCCAAGACGGTCGGCAACTTCTACGTCGACCTGACCCGCAGCCTGCTTTACCTGCTCCTGCCCATCAGCTTGGCGGGGGCGCTGGTCCTGGTTTGGCAGGGCGTGCCGCAGAATTTTTCCGCCTATGTGGAAGCGATCACCTTGGAAGGCGCCAAGCAGGCCATCGCCCAGGGGCCGGTCGCCAGCCAGATGGCGATCAAGCATCTGGGCACCAATGGCGGCGGGTTCTTCAACGCCAACGCGGCGCACCCTTACGAGAACCCGACGGCGCTCGCCAACCTGATCCACATGGTGGCGATCTTCGTCATCGGTGCCGGGCTTACCAACACCTTCGGCCGCATGGTGGGCGACGTCCGCCAGGGCTGGGCCATCCTGGCCGCCATGGGGCTTTTGTTCATGGTTGGCGTGGGCGTCACCTATTGGGCCGAGGCCCAGGCCAATCCGGCTTTGGCTGGACTGCTTGCCGATCCGGTCAACCTGGAAGGTAAGGAGGTGCGCTTCGGCATCGCACTCTCGTCCTTGTTCGCCGTCATCACCACGGCCGCTTCCTGCGGTGCGGTGATCGCCATGCACGACAGCCTGATGCCCTTGGCCGGCATGGTCCCGATGATCGACATGATGCTGGGCGAGATCGTAGTCGGCGGGGTGGGGGCCGGCTTCTACGGCATGCTGGTCTTCGTGGTGATCGCGGTCTTCATCGCCGGGCTGATGGTGGGCCGGACCCCGGAATACCTGGGCAAGAAGATCGAGGCCAAGGAGGTCAAGCTGGCGGTGCTCGCCATCCTGATCTTCCCCATCGGCGTACTGGGCCTGGGGGCGGTCGGCCTACTGGCCGGCGCCGACGCCATTCCGGCGGGCGGCCCGCACGGCCTGTCGGAGATTCTCTATGCCTACACCTCGGCAACCGCCAACAACGGCTCGGCCTTCGGCGGCTTCGGCGCCAACACGCCCCTTCACAACATCCTGCTGGGCATCGCCATGCTGCTGGGCCGCTTCGTGGTCATCGTTCCGGTACTGGCCATCGCCGGTTCCGTGGCGTCCAAGAAGACCGTGCCGCCTTCGGCGGGCACCTTTCCCACCCACGGCTGGCTGTTCGTCGTGCTGCTGGTCGGCGTGATCCTGGTGGTGGGGGGGCTCACATTCTTCCCTGTCCTGGCCTTGGGGCCCATCGTCGAGCACCTGCTGCTTGGCGCCGGCACCCTGTTCTGA
- a CDS encoding S41 family peptidase: MIVIGLATLCVGGCVGSRVPSEEGGAAFSREMAEKTIATGFARIGEMALEPIAARRLALEGLKGLSGLDPELAIAAVDGEVTLAVEGYEGLRFPAPADTDAGKWASLVVEVGVAARHRSEEIRAADTERFLETVLDAALAPLDDPYSRYAGAEEAKKNRARRDGFGGLGLLFRILEGEVRVSQIVPHTPAARADIRIGDRLTHVGEVPLRGLDEKTVTDQLHGPVGSRIKLRLLREGEPEPRELSLARAHVVLPTVTAQAHSGIALLAVGGFNQDTAESILRELEALKRLTGGRLRGIILDLRGNPGGLLSEAVAVADLFLAQGEIVSTRGRHRDSHQHYEATEDDRLQGLPLVLLVDGKTASAAEVLAAALQDRGRAVVAGTTTFGKGSVQTVLRLPNDGEITLTWSRLVAPSGYVLHHLGVLPSICLSGSGSDAAAALVRALKSGEIPPTQAAWREVGIGDEARRKGLRHVCAPEERHTLADREVALRLVADRNLYTQALALGDRPVLARGGLSAR; encoded by the coding sequence GTGATCGTCATCGGCTTGGCGACGTTGTGCGTCGGCGGCTGCGTGGGTTCGCGCGTGCCTTCCGAAGAGGGCGGGGCAGCCTTTTCCCGCGAAATGGCGGAAAAAACCATCGCCACGGGCTTCGCGCGGATCGGTGAGATGGCCCTGGAGCCCATCGCCGCCCGGCGGCTCGCCCTGGAGGGCCTGAAGGGGCTCAGCGGCCTCGATCCGGAATTGGCCATCGCGGCGGTGGACGGCGAGGTCACCCTGGCCGTGGAAGGCTATGAAGGCCTGCGCTTTCCGGCGCCCGCCGACACCGACGCCGGCAAGTGGGCATCCCTGGTGGTTGAGGTGGGAGTCGCGGCACGCCACCGGTCCGAGGAAATCCGCGCCGCTGACACGGAGCGCTTCCTGGAGACCGTTCTGGACGCCGCCTTGGCGCCTTTGGACGATCCCTATTCCCGTTACGCCGGGGCCGAGGAGGCCAAGAAGAACCGGGCCCGGCGCGATGGCTTCGGCGGCCTCGGACTGCTGTTCCGCATCCTGGAGGGCGAAGTCCGGGTGTCGCAGATCGTGCCGCACACCCCGGCGGCCCGTGCGGATATCCGGATCGGGGACCGGCTCACCCATGTCGGGGAGGTCCCGCTTCGCGGACTGGACGAGAAGACGGTGACCGACCAATTGCACGGGCCGGTGGGCAGCCGCATCAAGCTCCGCCTCCTGCGCGAAGGCGAGCCGGAACCGAGAGAACTGAGCCTTGCCAGGGCCCATGTGGTGTTGCCCACGGTGACCGCGCAGGCCCATTCCGGTATCGCCCTGCTGGCGGTCGGCGGGTTCAACCAGGACACGGCGGAGAGCATCCTTCGCGAGTTGGAGGCCCTCAAACGGCTGACCGGAGGCCGCCTGCGCGGTATCATCCTGGACTTACGGGGCAATCCGGGCGGCCTTCTGTCGGAAGCCGTGGCCGTGGCCGACCTGTTTCTCGCGCAAGGGGAAATCGTCTCGACCCGCGGCCGCCATCGCGACAGCCATCAGCACTACGAGGCGACCGAGGATGATCGCCTCCAAGGATTGCCGTTGGTGTTGTTGGTGGATGGGAAGACCGCCTCGGCGGCCGAGGTTCTCGCGGCGGCGCTGCAGGATCGTGGCCGCGCGGTGGTGGCCGGCACGACCACATTCGGCAAGGGGTCGGTGCAGACCGTGCTGCGCCTGCCCAACGACGGGGAGATCACCCTCACATGGTCGCGCTTGGTCGCGCCGTCGGGCTATGTCCTGCACCACCTGGGCGTACTCCCTTCCATCTGCCTGAGCGGGTCCGGCTCCGATGCCGCCGCCGCCCTGGTTCGGGCCCTGAAGAGCGGCGAGATACCCCCCACCCAGGCGGCTTGGCGCGAGGTGGGCATCGGCGATGAGGCGCGCCGCAAGGGCTTGCGCCACGTCTGCGCCCCCGAGGAACGCCATACCCTGGCCGACCGCGAAGTGGCGTTGCGCTTGGTCGCAGACCGCAATCTCTATACCCAGGCCCTGGCCTTGGGGGACCGCCCCGTCCTGGCGCGCGGCGGGCTGTCGGCGCGGTGA
- the kdpF gene encoding K(+)-transporting ATPase subunit F yields the protein MTGIDLLGLSLGLAAVVALFGYLGYALIHPERF from the coding sequence ATGACCGGTATCGACCTTCTTGGCCTGTCCCTGGGCCTGGCGGCGGTGGTGGCGTTGTTCGGCTACCTGGGCTACGCGCTGATACATCCAGAACGGTTCTAG
- a CDS encoding SDR family oxidoreductase, translated as MPYRKKVLVTGGAGFLGSHLCERLLQDGRDVLCVDNFFTGSKENVLSLLQDPHFELLRHDITFPLYVEVEDIYNLACPASPIHYQFDPVQTTKTTVHGAINMLGMARRTKAKILQASTSEVYGDPEVHPQPETYRGNVNPIGPRGCYDEGKRCAETLFFDYFRQYGVNIRVARIFNTYGPRMHPNDGRVVSNFIVQALTGKPITIYGDGSQTRSFCYVDDLIDGMVRLMNAPNHIQGPMNLGNPGEFTIMELAELVMKMTKSKSELVHRKLPADDPTQRCPDIALATNLIGWRPTVPLEEGLKPTIAYFKDILGI; from the coding sequence ATGCCTTACAGAAAGAAGGTTCTAGTGACCGGCGGCGCCGGCTTTTTGGGCTCCCATCTCTGCGAGCGTCTGCTTCAGGATGGCCGCGACGTGCTTTGCGTGGACAACTTCTTCACGGGCTCCAAGGAGAACGTCCTATCCTTGCTCCAGGACCCCCACTTCGAGCTGCTGCGCCACGACATCACCTTTCCCCTCTACGTCGAGGTGGAGGATATCTACAACTTGGCCTGCCCGGCCTCGCCCATCCACTACCAGTTCGATCCGGTCCAGACCACCAAGACCACGGTTCATGGCGCCATCAACATGCTGGGCATGGCCCGGCGGACCAAGGCCAAGATTCTCCAGGCGTCGACCAGCGAGGTCTACGGCGATCCCGAGGTCCATCCCCAGCCCGAAACCTATCGCGGCAACGTCAACCCCATCGGCCCGCGCGGCTGTTACGACGAGGGCAAGCGGTGCGCCGAGACGCTGTTCTTCGACTATTTCCGCCAGTACGGGGTGAACATCCGGGTCGCCCGAATCTTCAACACCTATGGGCCGCGCATGCACCCCAACGATGGCCGGGTGGTGTCCAACTTCATCGTCCAGGCCCTGACCGGCAAGCCGATCACCATCTACGGCGACGGTAGCCAGACGCGGTCCTTCTGCTACGTGGACGACCTGATCGACGGCATGGTGCGCCTCATGAACGCGCCCAACCATATTCAGGGGCCGATGAACCTGGGCAATCCCGGCGAATTCACCATCATGGAACTGGCCGAACTGGTCATGAAGATGACCAAGTCCAAGTCGGAGCTCGTCCATAGGAAACTTCCCGCCGACGATCCCACCCAGCGCTGCCCCGATATCGCCCTGGCGACCAACCTGATCGGCTGGCGGCCCACTGTGCCGCTGGAAGAGGGCCTCAAGCCCACCATCGCCTATTTCAAGGATATCTTGGGAATTTAG